The Hydrogenobacter sp. T-2 region GGTTTTCCGCCACCGCCTTTTGCTCTTGGTCTTCCATGTTTACGCATATTATGTCAAGCTCAAAGGGTGCAACCGAAATGGGCCACTTTATTCCCTTTTCGTCGTGATACTGCTCCACGATTGCGGATATGCACCTTGAAATGCCTATACCGTAGCAACCCATTATGATGGGTTTTTCTTGTCCTGTAGGGTCTGTGTAGTAGGCTCTCATAGGTTCAGAATACCTTGTCCCAAGAAGGAATATATGTCCCAGCTCAAGACCTTTGCTTACCTTAAGGGAAGAGCCACACTTAGGGCATGGGTCGCCTTCTTCTACCTGACACACATCCACAAACTCTCCATACTGAAAGTCCCTCCCTGGGTTGGCGTTTATGTAATGATAATCTGGCTTATTAAAGGCTATTACCGCGTTCTTTAGTCCGTAGGTAGAGTTGTCCCAGTAGACCTTTATCTGAGGTGGAAGGTTAAAGGGTCCTATAAAGCCCTTGCTGGTTTTCAAAAGATTTTTGACCTCCTTGTCTTCCGCCAGCCTAAAATTCTCCGTTCCCAAAACAGCCTCCACCTTATTCTCATCTATGTTCCTGTCTCCCCTTATAAGGAACATAACTGGCTCTTTTCCATTTACCATATAAAGCACCGCCTTTGTTATCTTCCTTGCAGGCACTCCGAGGAAAGAGGAGAGCTTCTCAATGGTGTCTGTGCTTGGCGTATGGACTTCCTTTAAAGGTAAAGGCTCTTCTTCCTCTTCCTGAGGCTTGGAAAGTCTTACTATTTCTGCGTTTGCACCATAGCCACAGCTTTCACAGTAGGCAACCCTTGCCTCTCCGTAGGGAGTTAGAGCGACAAACTCATGAGAGCTTATGCCACCTATAGTCCCCACGCTTGCTTCCACAAGCAGTGTCTTTAGCCTGAGCTTTTTAAATATCCTATCGTAGGCAAACTTCATGCTTTCATAAGACATCATAGCGGAAAACTCATCTGGGTCAAAGGAGTAGGCATCCTTCATGATAAACTCCCTTCCCCTTATAAGACCAAAGCGAGGTCTTTTTTCATCTCTGAACTTGACCTGTATCTGGTAAAGAACCACAGGGAGTTGCCTGTATGAGTTTACAAAGGACCTAACAAGGTCTGTTATTTCCTCCTCATGGGTTGGTCCAAGGCAGTATTCTCTGCGGTTTCTGTCTTTTAGAGTAAAGAGCTCTCTACCATATAAGTCCCACCTTCCCGTTTCCTTCCAAAGCTCAGCAGGGTTCAATACGGTAAGCAAAACCTCCTGAGCTCCGCTCCTGTCCATTTCCTTGCGAACTATGTTTTCTATCTTTCTTAGAACTCTCACACCGGGTGGAGTAAGCTCATATATGCCCGCAGAGACCTGCTTGATAAAGCCAGCCTTAAGGAGTAGTTTATGCGAGGGTGCTTCCGTGTCCGCAGGGTCTTCTTTGGATGTATACCAGAAGTATTTACTCCAACGCATAGGATTTAAAATTATACTTCATGAGCCTTAGAGAAGGGTGGGTTATTCTTGCTTTTGTGGTTATACTAAGTGCCATAGTCCTGCCCGTGCCTGCCTCTCTTCTTGACATTTTATTGGCTCTTAGTATTACCTTTTCAATGACAGTTCTGGTGCTTACCACTTTTATAAAAGAACCCTTGGAACTTTCCGCCTTTCCCAGCATTTTGCTTATTGGAACGCTTTTGAGGCTTTCTCTCAACATCGCAGCCGCAAGGAGGATACTTCTCTACGGACACGAGGGAACCTCTGCCGCAGGTCATATCATAGAAGGCTTCGGCACTTTCGTGGTAGGTGGTGATGTGGTGGTGGGTCTTATAGTGTTCCTTATATTTATAGTTATAAACTTTATTGTCATAACCAGGGGTGCGGAGAGGGTATCTGAGGTCGCCGCGCGCTTTACCCTTGATGCCATGCCTGGAAAGCAGATGAGCATAGACGCAGACCTCAACGCAGGGCTTATTACAGAGGAGGAAGCTAAAAAAAGAAGGGCTCAGCTTGAGCAAGAGGCGAGCTTCTTTGGTGCTATGGACGGTGCCAGCAAGTTTATAAGGGGAGATGCCATAGCTGCTTTGATAATACTCTTCCTTAGCCTTGTGGGCGGTCTTCTTGTAGGTCTGGTTTTTAAGGGTATGGGTTTCTCCGATGCTATAAGGACATACACCCTTCTTACAGTGGGTGAGGGGCTTGCCAGCCAAATACCTGCCTTAATGCTTTCCACCTCTGCGGGCATTGTGGTGACCAAATCCTCTTCAAAGGAGGAGCTTGGGAGGGTGCTTTTCAAGGAGTTTTCAAAGGAGCCAAGGGTTTTTCTCTTTTCCTCCGCCTTGTTGGTCTTCATAGGTCTCATCCCCGGCTTTCCCAAACTTCCCTTTTTCTTCATGGCAGGTCTGCTCGGAGGACTATACTATGCTCTAAGCAGGGCACTTAAGGAAGAAGAGCTTAAGAAACTTGAAGAGCTACTCAAAGAGCAGAAAAAACCACCTACGGAGAAGAGAGAAGAGGAGATGATCACTCAACCAGAAACCATAGCCCTTGAAATAGGTTATGGACTTATTCCCTATGTAGATGAATCTCAAGGGGGCGATGTGCCAGAGAGGATAAAGACTATAAGAAGACAGCTTGCAAGTGAATATGGCGTTGTTATACCTCTTGTGCATATAAGGGATAACCTAAGACTTAGACCTCACCAGTATCGCATACTCATAAGGGGTATAGAGGTGGACTCTTATGAAATAGTGCCAGGGCACTGGCTTGCCATAGACTTGGGTAATGCCAGAGAGCCACTTCAAGGTATAGAGACCAAAGACCCATCCTTTAAGCTAAAAGCCTATTGGATAAGGGAAGACCAAAAGGAAAAGGCACAAAAGCTGGGCTATATGGTGGTGGACATATCCACGGTTATGATAACTCACATAAGCGAGACTATAAAGAAAAACTTGCATGAAATACTCGGAAGGGCGGAGGTTCTTGAGCTTGTGGAAAACCTCTCAAAGAAGTATCCAAAGGCAGTGCAGGGGCTCGTGCCTGATGTGGTGCCAGTTTCCGTGCTTCATAGGGTGCTTCAAAACCTTCTCAGGGAGGGCATACCCATCAATGACCTTCTTACCATCCTTGAAACCCTTGCGGACTACATAGAGCAAACAAGAGACCCAGACCTTCTTACAGAGTATGTTCGTCAAAGGCTTGCCAAGAGAATAACAAGACTTTATTCCACAGATGGCACTCTGTATGCCATGATACTGTCTCCAAAGTTAGAAACAAAGCTCACCGCCTTGGTGCAGGAGGGTAAGGAGGAGGAATTTTTAGACCTTCTTATAAATGGACTCTATCCAAAGCTCTCTCAGGAGGTCACAAAGTTTACCCAGTATCAGGCTATGCCTCTTCTCATAACCTCAAGCTCTGTAAGAAGACATATAAGAAAGGTCCTTGAAAACTACATGCCAAACCTCATTGTGCTGTCTTATAATGAACTTGATAGGCAGTTAAACCTAAAGGTCATAGGTGTCATAGATGAAAATTAAAAAGTTGGTGGTGGACTCTCTTCAGGAGGCGGTGGAGGAAGTAAGAAGCCTATATGGTTCAGAGGCGGTGATACTATCCACAAGGGTTATAAAGCAAAGGTTATTGCCCTTTTTACCCTTCCCTCAAAGGTCAAAACTTGAGATAACGGTTGGCATACCAGACAAAGAGGACTTTGGAGAGGAGCTTAAGAGAGAAGAAACCCTATACCAGGAGATAAACAGACTAAAGGAAAACCTAAAAGAGGTTATGGAGCTTGTTAAAAGACAGAAGGTGGAAAAGGAGGAGATAAAAAGGGATGACCTTGAGGGAGAATATTCCCTCAGAGCCTTATACCTAATGAATAAGCTCATAAACAGAGGAGTTTCAAGGGATGTGGCACAGAAGATAGTAGAATCCGCATGCGGATATGACTTTGAACTAAAAAGGCTTGACCTAAAGGGAGAAAACCTTGAGTCTCTCATAGAAGGCTTTAGCAAGAATTTAAGGCTTGTGGAGAGCTTTCCAGAAGAAGGCTTTAACGTGGTCGCCCTTTTGGGTCCAACGGGTGTGGGTAAAACCACCACAATAGCTAAGTTGGCGTATAACCTAAAGCAAAAAGGTAAAAGGGTTGGACTAATAACCATAGACAGCTACAGGACGGGTGCGGTTCAACAGCTTCAAACCTATGCCAACATAATGGAGCTTCCCTTTAGAACTGCGGACACACCTTATAGACTTAGGGAATGCATAGGCGAGCTTTCCTCTTTGGATGTGGTGCTTGTAGATACCGGTGGAAGAAGTCAGTATAATGAGGTCAAGCTAAAGGAGCTCGCATCCTTCTTTACAAAGCTTCCAGCACTTAAGGCATACATAACCCTAAGTGCCAACACAGAAGAAAGGGTTCAGTATGAGATAATACAGAGCTTTAGCGTGGTAGAGCCTTTTGGTCTCATATTTACCAAATTGGACGAGACCAACTACTTTGGGACTTTAGTTAATGTTGCCTACAGAACCCAGATACCTATCCTATGCCTTACAATTGGTCAAAGGGTTCCCGAGGATATGGTTATGGCAAGCTACGAATACTTGGCTAAGATATTCTTAGAGGTGCAGTAATGGAGGCTCAGGCTCTTCATCTTATGAGAGTGGAAGGTAAGGAGAAAAAAACGGGATACATTGCGGTGGCAAGCGGAAAGGGTGGTGTTGGTAAAACGCTGATAACCATAAATATGGGAAGGATAATAGGGAGGAATGGCAAAAGGGTGTTAATAGTTGACGGAGACCTTGGGCTTAGCAATGTGCACATAATGCTTGGGATAACTCCAGCAAAGAATTTGTATCACTTCTTCATGGGTGAAGCGTCCCTTGAAGAGGTAGTAGTCCCTGTAGAAGAAAACCTTTACTTTATCTCCAGCGGTAGTGGAATCAGAGAGCTTGTCAACCTGCCACCTGCACAGCTCAGAAACCTCATATACAAACTACAAGAATACGCAGAGAAAAACTATGAGTGGGTGATATTTGACACACCACCCGGCATACATTCAGACACCACGGCCCTCGTTTCCTCTTCCCACATACCTGTAATAATAACCACCCCAGAACCTACCGCTATAGCGGACGCCTACGGGCTCATAAAGGTGCTAAACCAAGAGGAGAAAGTAAAGGAGTTTTATGTGCTTGTGAATAAGGTAAGTAGCAATGAGGAGAGCCTTAGGGTTTACGAGAGCATAAGGGTAGTGTGTGAAAAGTTCACATCCGCAGAGACAAGATACCTTGGAGGTATAAGATACAACCCTAAAATGATAAGAAACATAGTAAACCAAAATCCCTTCAACGAAGACTTAACAAAGGACCTCACAAAGGCATTGCTTAAACTACCTCTTGATATAAAGCCTTACGCTCCAAGTTTCTGGGAGAGACTACTATCAAAACTGAGGAGATAGGCATGGTGCTGGGAATTATAGGCTATGGTAATATGGGAGAGAGCTTTGCTAAGGCTCTAAAAGGTCATGTGGAGGTGCTTGTATACGATGTGAGCGAGGAGAAAAGGTCAAAGGCACTTTCTGAAGGTTTTGGGGTTGCTTCTGACCTTGAGTTTCTTCTAAAGAACTCCAATTGGCTTTTGGTGGCGGTAAAGCCAAAGGATGTGGAAAGGCTCTTAGAGAGTCTTAGAGGAAAACTTGACCAAAGGATTCTCATAAGTCTTGTGGCTGGGCTTTCTCTTGAGAGGATAAGGGAGCTTTCTGGAACTTCAAGGGTCATAAGGCTTATGCCAAACATAAACGCTCTTGTAGGAAAGGCGGTCATAGCCTTTGTTTGTGGTGAGGCTATAGAAGAAGGTGAAAGGGAAAAGTTCATATCTCTTTTTTCTCACTGTGGAAGTCTTTATGAGCTTGAGGAAAGCCTTTTTGACGCCTTTACCGCTCTTGCAGGTTCTGGTCCTGCCTTTGTCTTTAGCTTTATTCACGCCCTTTCTCTTGCTGGCGTGCTTGAGGGATTTCCCTACGAGAAGGCAAAGGCTATAGCCATAGACATGGTGCTTGGCTCTTGTGAGCTACTCAAAAGGCTTGGTGGAAACCCAGAGGAGTGGATAACAAGGGTTGCCTCTCCGGGTGGGACAACCATAGAAGGTATAAAGGTGCTTGAAGAAAGAGGCTTTAAGGGCATAATAATGGAATGCGTGCAAAAAACCTCAGAGAAGGCAAAGAAGCTCTAATATTTGCTTTACAAAAAGGAAGGGCAAGGCTTGCCATAAAAAGGTGGCAAGAGGACAAGGATGTGCTAACTCTTAAGCAAGTGCATTCTGCGAGGGTCTATCTGCTCTCAGAGGTAGTTGAAGGTTTGGAGGGAGATGGCATAATAACCCAAACCCCTGGGTTAAAGATAGGTATTAGGACTGCGGACTGCGTGCCTGTTGCCTTTCTTGGAGAAAAAACTGTGGCGGTGGTGCATGCAGGCTGGAGAGGTCTAAGGGAAGGCATAATAGAAAAAACCCTTGAAATACTCTCAAGCCTTGAAAGACTTGAAAACTTCCTCGCCTTTGTGGGACCCTCTGCGAGAGCCTGCTGTTATGAGGTGGGTGAAGAGTTCAAAAATTACTTTGTGAGCCTACATTACAAAAAGGGAAGGCACTACATGGACACCCAGTCAGAGACCATCCTAAGGCTAAAAAAAGGCGGAATAGGGCAGGTTTTCCAGTATGGCGTATGCACCATATGCCACCATAGCTTACCTTCATACAGAAGAGATAAAACGCAAGAGAGAATTTTAACCCTTGCGGAACTTGTTGCCTAAGAAGAGAAAAGGTTTAGAATATTCTATGGTATGGACTATATACTTGAAAGAAAAATCAGAGAGCGTGCACCTGCATACTTTGGAAGGTATTTTAGAAGGGTAGAGGCGGTCCCTATAGAGGAGTGGTCAGAGAAATTGGAAGATGCTCTGGATGGTGGGCTCATAAGTGAGGAAGAAAGGAAAGACACACTAAACCTTGATGCATTAATAAGGGTGAAGTCTGAAGATGGTAGAAACCTTCTTCTTGCAGTGGAAGTATCCCACACACTTGAGGACAAGGATGCGGATAGGGCTCTTAGAAGGGCTAATGTTATCGCAAGGGTATATGGCATAGAGACCATTCCTGTGGTAATTGGAGCATATGTTCCAGAAGGCTTGCAGGACAGACATCCAAAGGTGCTTGTAGTTCAGGTCTCAGATGATAACTAAAAAAACCGTAGGAGAGGTCTTTTCCTCTGTAAGCAAGAAATATGACTTTTTCCTAAACCTCATAACCTTCAGAAGAATAGACCATTGGCAAAGAGACCTGTTGAATATGCTAAGTCCAGAGGGCAACAGGCTTGATGTTGGCACTGGCACGGGCGAAGTTCTTTTAAAGTCTCAAAACAAGGGCATGAGGGTAGGAATGGACCTATCCCTTGAGATGCTAAAGCTGGCAAAGTCCAAGTGTAAGGTTTGTAAGTTTGTGGTAGCGGACGCAGAGAATATGCCTTTTAAAGACTCTTCCTTTGGCTCTATAACTCTATCCCTCGTATACAGGCATCTTTTAGATAGAAAAGCCTTTTTAAGAGAAGCCTACAGGATTTTGGAAAAGCACGGACAAATTGCTATGCTTGACATAAACCGCTTTAGTTTAACGCCTATTCTTATATTCCTCATGAAGTATCCACTAAAACCCTTGGGACTTCTCCTCTTTGGCAGAGAAAAGTGGGACTTTTTTATCCACTCTTTGGAGAACTCCTTGAGCATTGAGGAAGTGAAAAAGGAGTTTGAGGAGGAGGGCTTTGAGGTTTTGGAAGTCCAGAAAAGGCTTTTTGGACTTGTCTACCTTATCCTTTCCAGAAAGAGGTGAGCTTTTACAGTTTTTGCTTTTTCTTTTCCTTTTAGCCTTTAGCCTTTGGAGGTTAGAGAGGGAAAACAGGTATCTTTGGTTTGAGGATGAGGGTATTGTTTGGCTAAGGCTTGAGGGAGTGCCAATAGAAACAGACAGGGGCTTGAGGTTTAGGGCAAAGGTAGTGGGTGGAGACCTTCCAGACATATACGGTAGGACTGCCTTTGTAAACATATACGGTCTCAAAGACCTTCCAACAGAGTCCTTTAGCCTTTATGGAAAGGTTAGGGCAGAAGGCTCAAGGCTTTTTATTAGCGGTAGCTATAGGGATATAGAGGATTTACTTTCCGAAAAGACTTTGAGAAAATCCTATATAAACCGTGTTCAAGAGAGAATACAAGACCCGCAAGTGAGAGCCTTTGTGCTTACATACCTTCTTGGCGAAGCCCGTGAGAGCCTTCCTCAAGACCTTCAGTATTACTTTACCAAAACGGGTCTTATTCACCTTCTTGTAATATCTGGCTTTCATGCGGGAATGGTTTTTCTCCTTCTTAGGTATCTCCTACCCTATCCTTACGGTTTGCTTTTGGGTGTTGTGGGTGTGAGCCTTTATGTGCTTTTGCTTGTTCCTAAGGAAGCTCCAGTTCTTAGGGCATGGCTTATGCTTTCGCTTTGGGTCTTAGTGAGGCTTTCTGAAGGTAGACCAAACTCTCTTGGCATACTGCTCTTTTCTGGTTCTCTCTTGCTTTTGTATAGACCTGAGTTTTCCCAGTCCTTTTCCTTCTGGCTTTCCTTCTTTGCGGTCCTATACATAATTCTTGGTCTTAGGCTTTTGCCTTCAGAAGGCTCATGGGTATACAGAAACTTGGGACTACCCTTTGGAGTTTCTCTTTTTGCCTTTCTTGGAGTGTCTCCTCTATTGCTTTCCTTTACCCATACAAGTCTTGGCAGTGTGCTTTTTAGTCCCCTTGTGGGCTATATGCTACTTCCCTTTACCGCCTACGGAGTTTTGGAGCTTATCACCTTCTTTAGCCTTCCCACCCTTCCTTTGGAGCTCATGGGTAAGGCTGTCATACAGGTAGTGGAACTTCTTTCAGTTTTTGACTTGAGGGTAGGTTTTGACCTGTCTGTAGGAAGCTCCTTTGCAATAAGCACTCTTGGAGCTTTTCTGCTATACCTTTTATCCCTTGTGCCTACCTCCTCAAGGCATAAAGCACCTTCTCCATAAGGCTATAGGCTACCTCTAACTCTCTAAATATTTCTTCCGCAAGCTCTTCATCGTAGGTGTGTGCGGTTAAGTTTCTCAAGTCCACAAGCCTCAAAAGCCCTATTCCTTCCTCTTCTGAAAAAGCCTCTCCAGACATGCCTAAATATTCTCTTAGGCACATCCTTGGCGAATTGCACACAACACCATGAACCTCATAAAGGTAAACCTTCACACACTTCCAAAGAAGCTCATAGGTAAACTCAAACCTTTGAATTGCGGAATCTCTAAAAAACTCATACAGCTCTGAACATTCTTCTTCCTTTGCCTTCAAAAGGGCACTTTTGAACCTTTTCATAGCCTTCTCAAAAGCCTCAAGAGTGTCTCTTAGCCTACCCATAGAACCGCCTCTTTGAGAATCTTTTCTCTAAAGTCTTTGTTTACCTTTGAAAGCTCCACAAGGTCTACCTTGTATGGAAGCCAAGACTCTTCCAGAAGTTCTGATATATAGGTAAGGTCTTTGGAGAGGTCTTCTTGACTTTCAAAGGCGAGGTCTACGTCAGAGAACGCTCTGTTGTCTTTTCTTGCCCTTGAGCCAAAGAGGTATACTTTGACCCTTCTGTCTTTGAAATACTCCCTTAAGAAACTTCTTAGCTCCTCAAGGTTTTTGAACTTGTTTGGAAGTGCATACACAGACCAATTATAAAACAAAAAAGCCCCGCACAAGGCGGGACTAAGAGGAAGTTTTTACACCCTTAGAACTGCACTTGGAAGGCGAGGGTTACGTCGGTGTAGTCTTTTTGTTTTACTGTTACATTATTAGCACTGGACTTATAGTTAGGCACATCTACCCTATCTACTGCAAGCTGTATCATAGCATCTTGACCCTTGAGGAAGTAGTTAAAGCCTACACCCCACCTCTTGTATTTATCTTTGCTTATTTGCCTGGTTACACTCGTGTCTGGGTCAGTGTAGCTTCTAGGTGTTGCATATTTGTGCTCCGCATAGTCATACCTTAGGGCAATACCTGGCTTTCCTATACCAACCACTTGGTCATATATGGCACCTACTTGGATGTAGTAGCCTTTCCTATCATCTTTGTATATGTTGCTACCTATTTGATAAACATTTACATCCTTAACATCAAAGTATGCCGCTTCCCAGTTGGCTATGAAGTCGCCAAACTTCTGCTCGTGCTTTGCGTCAACGGTCCATGCCTTTGTGGTAAAGGACAAAGTTGGTGTGCCAGGTGAAATTGGCTGAGATGTTCCACAGAATATTGAAGCAGAGGGACTGCTTATACTAGTGTATGTTGTGCTTGAAGCTGAAGCTGGGCTACATTTCTGAGTAGCATAACCTACACCAAAAGATAGAACATTCTGCCTGCCAAGGCGGGTATCCCTTAA contains the following coding sequences:
- a CDS encoding proline--tRNA ligase, translating into MRWSKYFWYTSKEDPADTEAPSHKLLLKAGFIKQVSAGIYELTPPGVRVLRKIENIVRKEMDRSGAQEVLLTVLNPAELWKETGRWDLYGRELFTLKDRNRREYCLGPTHEEEITDLVRSFVNSYRQLPVVLYQIQVKFRDEKRPRFGLIRGREFIMKDAYSFDPDEFSAMMSYESMKFAYDRIFKKLRLKTLLVEASVGTIGGISSHEFVALTPYGEARVAYCESCGYGANAEIVRLSKPQEEEEEPLPLKEVHTPSTDTIEKLSSFLGVPARKITKAVLYMVNGKEPVMFLIRGDRNIDENKVEAVLGTENFRLAEDKEVKNLLKTSKGFIGPFNLPPQIKVYWDNSTYGLKNAVIAFNKPDYHYINANPGRDFQYGEFVDVCQVEEGDPCPKCGSSLKVSKGLELGHIFLLGTRYSEPMRAYYTDPTGQEKPIIMGCYGIGISRCISAIVEQYHDEKGIKWPISVAPFELDIICVNMEDQEQKAVAENLYMLAQEHGIETIYDDRDQSPGFKFADADLCGFPYRIVVGRKVKEGKVEVQSRHTGERWDVEIDKAVETVRDLVQKDKI
- the flhA gene encoding flagellar biosynthesis protein FlhA; translated protein: MSLREGWVILAFVVILSAIVLPVPASLLDILLALSITFSMTVLVLTTFIKEPLELSAFPSILLIGTLLRLSLNIAAARRILLYGHEGTSAAGHIIEGFGTFVVGGDVVVGLIVFLIFIVINFIVITRGAERVSEVAARFTLDAMPGKQMSIDADLNAGLITEEEAKKRRAQLEQEASFFGAMDGASKFIRGDAIAALIILFLSLVGGLLVGLVFKGMGFSDAIRTYTLLTVGEGLASQIPALMLSTSAGIVVTKSSSKEELGRVLFKEFSKEPRVFLFSSALLVFIGLIPGFPKLPFFFMAGLLGGLYYALSRALKEEELKKLEELLKEQKKPPTEKREEEMITQPETIALEIGYGLIPYVDESQGGDVPERIKTIRRQLASEYGVVIPLVHIRDNLRLRPHQYRILIRGIEVDSYEIVPGHWLAIDLGNAREPLQGIETKDPSFKLKAYWIREDQKEKAQKLGYMVVDISTVMITHISETIKKNLHEILGRAEVLELVENLSKKYPKAVQGLVPDVVPVSVLHRVLQNLLREGIPINDLLTILETLADYIEQTRDPDLLTEYVRQRLAKRITRLYSTDGTLYAMILSPKLETKLTALVQEGKEEEFLDLLINGLYPKLSQEVTKFTQYQAMPLLITSSSVRRHIRKVLENYMPNLIVLSYNELDRQLNLKVIGVIDEN
- a CDS encoding flagellar biosynthesis protein FlhF, encoding MKIKKLVVDSLQEAVEEVRSLYGSEAVILSTRVIKQRLLPFLPFPQRSKLEITVGIPDKEDFGEELKREETLYQEINRLKENLKEVMELVKRQKVEKEEIKRDDLEGEYSLRALYLMNKLINRGVSRDVAQKIVESACGYDFELKRLDLKGENLESLIEGFSKNLRLVESFPEEGFNVVALLGPTGVGKTTTIAKLAYNLKQKGKRVGLITIDSYRTGAVQQLQTYANIMELPFRTADTPYRLRECIGELSSLDVVLVDTGGRSQYNEVKLKELASFFTKLPALKAYITLSANTEERVQYEIIQSFSVVEPFGLIFTKLDETNYFGTLVNVAYRTQIPILCLTIGQRVPEDMVMASYEYLAKIFLEVQ
- a CDS encoding MinD/ParA family protein → MEAQALHLMRVEGKEKKTGYIAVASGKGGVGKTLITINMGRIIGRNGKRVLIVDGDLGLSNVHIMLGITPAKNLYHFFMGEASLEEVVVPVEENLYFISSGSGIRELVNLPPAQLRNLIYKLQEYAEKNYEWVIFDTPPGIHSDTTALVSSSHIPVIITTPEPTAIADAYGLIKVLNQEEKVKEFYVLVNKVSSNEESLRVYESIRVVCEKFTSAETRYLGGIRYNPKMIRNIVNQNPFNEDLTKDLTKALLKLPLDIKPYAPSFWERLLSKLRR
- the proC gene encoding pyrroline-5-carboxylate reductase, with amino-acid sequence MVLGIIGYGNMGESFAKALKGHVEVLVYDVSEEKRSKALSEGFGVASDLEFLLKNSNWLLVAVKPKDVERLLESLRGKLDQRILISLVAGLSLERIRELSGTSRVIRLMPNINALVGKAVIAFVCGEAIEEGEREKFISLFSHCGSLYELEESLFDAFTALAGSGPAFVFSFIHALSLAGVLEGFPYEKAKAIAIDMVLGSCELLKRLGGNPEEWITRVASPGGTTIEGIKVLEERGFKGIIMECVQKTSEKAKKL
- the pgeF gene encoding peptidoglycan editing factor PgeF; amino-acid sequence: MRAKNLREGKEALIFALQKGRARLAIKRWQEDKDVLTLKQVHSARVYLLSEVVEGLEGDGIITQTPGLKIGIRTADCVPVAFLGEKTVAVVHAGWRGLREGIIEKTLEILSSLERLENFLAFVGPSARACCYEVGEEFKNYFVSLHYKKGRHYMDTQSETILRLKKGGIGQVFQYGVCTICHHSLPSYRRDKTQERILTLAELVA
- a CDS encoding class I SAM-dependent methyltransferase, with the protein product MITKKTVGEVFSSVSKKYDFFLNLITFRRIDHWQRDLLNMLSPEGNRLDVGTGTGEVLLKSQNKGMRVGMDLSLEMLKLAKSKCKVCKFVVADAENMPFKDSSFGSITLSLVYRHLLDRKAFLREAYRILEKHGQIAMLDINRFSLTPILIFLMKYPLKPLGLLLFGREKWDFFIHSLENSLSIEEVKKEFEEEGFEVLEVQKRLFGLVYLILSRKR
- a CDS encoding ComEC/Rec2 family competence protein; translation: MRFWKSRKGFLDLSTLSFPERGELLQFLLFLFLLAFSLWRLERENRYLWFEDEGIVWLRLEGVPIETDRGLRFRAKVVGGDLPDIYGRTAFVNIYGLKDLPTESFSLYGKVRAEGSRLFISGSYRDIEDLLSEKTLRKSYINRVQERIQDPQVRAFVLTYLLGEARESLPQDLQYYFTKTGLIHLLVISGFHAGMVFLLLRYLLPYPYGLLLGVVGVSLYVLLLVPKEAPVLRAWLMLSLWVLVRLSEGRPNSLGILLFSGSLLLLYRPEFSQSFSFWLSFFAVLYIILGLRLLPSEGSWVYRNLGLPFGVSLFAFLGVSPLLLSFTHTSLGSVLFSPLVGYMLLPFTAYGVLELITFFSLPTLPLELMGKAVIQVVELLSVFDLRVGFDLSVGSSFAISTLGAFLLYLLSLVPTSSRHKAPSP
- a CDS encoding HI0074 family nucleotidyltransferase substrate-binding subunit, coding for MGRLRDTLEAFEKAMKRFKSALLKAKEEECSELYEFFRDSAIQRFEFTYELLWKCVKVYLYEVHGVVCNSPRMCLREYLGMSGEAFSEEEGIGLLRLVDLRNLTAHTYDEELAEEIFRELEVAYSLMEKVLYALRR
- a CDS encoding nucleotidyltransferase family protein; the protein is MFYNWSVYALPNKFKNLEELRSFLREYFKDRRVKVYLFGSRARKDNRAFSDVDLAFESQEDLSKDLTYISELLEESWLPYKVDLVELSKVNKDFREKILKEAVLWVG
- a CDS encoding porin encodes the protein MRKSLLAVAALMGASVLPAQAISFKVSEDVQGNMGFKAQIWGQYLGERTSGNKSATDFRLRNVRLYANGNVGKYMYFFSNMDFTPTSANATDAGIGLKFMDELRIQAGLYRTPFSRAALTDSYTYLVPTGYFYGGLAVDAPLQGPTTYRNAGLTVWGDIADAMIKYYIGVFDGQYNNGTNRWGKDNLMYTVRLQFTPTMLGFKGEKGYGLRDTRLGRQNVLSFGVGYATQKCSPASASSTTYTSISSPSASIFCGTSQPISPGTPTLSFTTKAWTVDAKHEQKFGDFIANWEAAYFDVKDVNVYQIGSNIYKDDRKGYYIQVGAIYDQVVGIGKPGIALRYDYAEHKYATPRSYTDPDTSVTRQISKDKYKRWGVGFNYFLKGQDAMIQLAVDRVDVPNYKSSANNVTVKQKDYTDVTLAFQVQF